AGATTGTATTAAAAGGGGTTTCACTGGAAGTCAATAAAGGTGAGATAGTCACAGTTATTGGACCTAATGGATCTGGTAAATCCACATTAATTAAGGCAATTTGTAGATCCATAAAAATAGGTGATGGAGAAATAATCTTAGACGGGAAAAGTATAGACAATATACCAACTAAGGAAATAGCAAAAAAGCTAGCAGTTTTGCCACAGGTAAAATCAGTATCTAATGATTTGCTTGTTGAGTCCTTGGCATCTTACGGAAGGTTTCCTCATCTTGGATTTGGTAAACGATTAAGTAAGGCCGATAGGGATATAGTTGAGTGGGCTATGGAAAAGACAGGAACCTTAGCTTTAAGAGATAGGAACATCATGACACTATCAGGGGGAGAAAGACAGAGAGCATGGATAGCAATGGCCTTGGCACAGAAAACAGATATATTAGTCTTGGACGAGCCAACTACCTATCTAGATATATCATATCAAATGGAAGTTTTAGAGTTGGTCAAGGAGTTAAATGAAACTTTAGGAATTAGCATAGTCATGGTTCTTCATGATTTAAATCAAGCAATCAGATATTCAGATAGAATCTATGTTTTGAAAGATGGGGAAGTGTTTGATCATGGAGATCCATGTGAGGTTATAAATAGGGATTTGTTGAAGGATGTTTTTAATATTCAAGCGGATATATATGAAGATCTAAAGAATGAATGTCCATATATTATCCCCAATAAAATAGAGAGGTAGGCTGATAAAATGAAGCATGGTGGAGATTTGTTAACATACGAGGATCATTATGAGGGTGAATTAGTTTATTTCTCTAGTAATATTAACCCAATCGGTACACCGAATGGATTGAATGAAGTTTTTATAGATGGCTTTAATACCCTTGTAGCTTATCCAGATATCAAATACAGGAACTTAAAATCTGCGGTATCCAAATATCTAAACTGTAAAGATGAAAATGTTCTAGTGGGAAATGGGGCAGTGGAGATAATAAATAACTTTACAATTGCAGCTAAAAGAGTAGTAGTTATGACTCCTGCATTTTCAGAATATGAAGAGAGAGCTAAGATTCATGGCAAAGAAATTAAAAATATTCCATATGGAGAAGACTTTTCTATAGATATAGAGTCATTTAAAGATTTAGAGGAGGATGAATTACTAATATTAGGTAATCCAAATAACCCTACAGGTTTACGTATACCTGAAAAGGAACTATTAGAGATATATGGAATCGTAAAGAAAAAAAAGGCATTCTTACTTTTAGATGAGGCCTTCTTTGAATTCTGTCCAGAGGATTATGATAGTATAGAACTTTTTAAGGACGATGGATATAAAAATGTAGCAATCATAAGGGCAGCTACTAAATTCTTTGCACTACCGGGTATAAGATTGGGATATTGTTGCACTTCTACTGAAAAGGCTAAGGAAATATCAGAAATAGAGCTGCCTTGGAGAGTTAACTCATTAGCTGACATAGCTGGACAATTTATATTTAATGATGCTGAATATATCAAAGATAGTAAAGAGTACATAGATAAGGAAAGACGCTATCTGTTACAAGAATTATCTAAAATAGATGGGATACATGTTTATAATTCCCATACTAACTATATTCTTATAAAACTACTAGAACACAATGAAGATTATGCTTTTGAACATTTCTTACAATATGGCTTAGTAATCAGAAAATGCTCCAGTTTTGTTGAACTAGGGGATAATCATATTAGGGTAGCTATTAAGGATAGGGAGAATAATGAAAGGCTATTAGATGCCTTTAAGGAAAATAGGTAATGTGGAGGAGAAAAATGAAAAAAGGAATAATAGTTACCAGTTTTGGTACATCAAATAGAGAGACAATGGAACTTTGCATAGAGTCAATAGAAAATAGAATCAAAGAAAGATATACAGATTATTTAGTTACAAGGGCCTTTACTTCAAGAATGGTCATCCACAAATTAAAGAAAAGGGATGATTACCCAGTAGATACTCCAACAGAGGCATTAGAAAGAATGAAAAGAAATGGAGTAAAAGAAATCTATATTCAACCACTTCTTATTATTGAAGGGCATGAATACGAGAAGATATTAAGAGAAGTCAATGATTTTGTAAAAGAAAATCCTGAATATAAAGTAAGAGTTGCTAAACCATTATTATCCCATGATATGGATTATGAAAAGGTGCTTAATGGATTAGGAATAGCTAATAAAGACCAGGCGGTTGTTTTTATGGGCCATGGCTCAGACCATAGTACTGATATATCCTATAAAAAATTAGAGGATACAATAAGAAAAGCCGGATATGAAAATGTATTTATAGGAACGGTTGAAGGTGAAATAAGCATAGATGACGTTGTAGAAAAACTAAAAGAAAAATCAATCAAGAAAGTATTATTAAAACCATTTATGTTAGTGGCTGGGGTACATGCTTTGGAAGACATGGCATCAGATAGCGATGATTCATGGAAGAGTATATTAGAGAAAAATGACATAGATGTAGACCTTCAGATAGTAGGTTTAGGACAGGTAAAGGAGATTCAAGATATATTTATAGAACATCTAGATGAGATAAGAGGTGACGAAAATGTATATTAAAAATCCAATGGAAATTGAAAATAAAAGTATGGATATTATTGATGAAATCATGGGAGATACTACTTTTAACGAAGAAGAGATGGTCATAGCTAAAAGGATGATTCATACAACGGGAGACTTTGATTACAGAAAGATAATAGTTTTTAAGAATGAATTTATCCATGAAGCAAAGGGGACTATCTTAAGCGGTACAAAGATTTTCACAGATACCAAGATGGCCTACATGGGAGTAAATAAGCCTGCCCTTGCAAAGGCAAACTGTGAGTTAAAATGTTTCATAGATGACGAAAGAGTATTCAAAATGTCCAAGGAATTAGGAACTACTAGATCAGCATGTGCAGTGGATTTAGCAGTGGAAGAAGGAATTGATGCCTTTGTCATAGGAAATGCTCCTACAGCTCTATTTAGGATATTAGAGTTGGTGAAAGAGGGAAAAGTAAATCCTAAATTCGTAGTAGGTGTCCCAGTGGGATTTGTCGGTGCAGCTGAATCCAAAGAGTATCTAAGGGAATTTGATATACCATCCATATCCACAGTAGGCTATAAAGGTGGTAGCAATGTAGCTGCATCTATAATAAATGCCCTATTGTATATGGTAGTTGGAAGATGACTTTAGATCTATATGTAATAAAAGATGGAAAAAATCTCAGATGTGGTTATACTACTGGAAGCTGTGCAACAGCTGCTGCAAAGGCTGCTGTGACAATGCTGGAAACTGGTAATATTGTAAACTATATAGATATAGACACTCCAGCCAATGTTCCCCTTAAATTAGAAGTTCATAATCCACAAATTGGGCAAGACTATGCAGCATGTTCAATTATAAAAGATGCAGGTGATGATCCTGATAATACAGATGGTATTCAAATATATGCCAAGGTTAGCAGAAGAGAAGATAGCCAAATAATTATAGATGGTGGAGAAGGTATCGGAAGAATCACTAGAAAAGGACTATTTGGAGAAATTGGTCAAGCGGCCATTAACCCTGTACCTAGACAAATGATAAAAAAAGAAGTGAGAGAAGTAAGCCCTAAGGGTTATGATGTATTGATATATGCTCCAGAAGGAGAAGAAGTAGGCAAGAGAACCTTCAATGAAAACATAGGTATAAAAGGCGGCATATCAATTATAGGTAGCAAGGGCATAGTATACCCTATGAGTGAAGAAGCCTTATTAAAAACCATTTATATGGAAGTAGATATGATAGCAGTAGAATATGGCTTGGATCATATAGTTTTAGTTCCAGGGAATTATGGTGAGAAAATTTCTGAAAAGATAGGAATAGATAAACCTAGGGTGAAAGTGTCCAATTTTATAGGAGATAGCCTACTATATGTCTATAATAAGGGATTTAAATCAATAACTCTAATAGGTCATATAGGTAAGTTTTCAAAACTATCCATAGGTGTATTCAACACCCATAGCAAGATTTGTGATGGCAGGATGGAAGCATTTATCTATCATTTAGCTATGATGGATGCACCAAAGTCTTTGCTAGAAGAGGTAGATAATGCCATAACTGCTGAGGAAGGATTAAATATCTGTATAGAAGCCGGATATGGGCAAGTAGTTAAGGCTATGGAAAAAGGTGCAGAAAATAGGATTAGAAGATATTTAAAAGATGAAGACTTAAAAGTAAAAGTAATCATCTATTCCATGGAAAGGGGTGTTGATATATGTTAACAGTTGCAGGGGTAGGACCAGGCAATCCTAGATATTTAACTGTGGATGTAGTAGAGAAGATAAAGGAAGCTGATACTATTATAGCCTTTGGAAGAGTTGGTCATTCTATTAAAACCATTAGAGATGACTATATAGAAGTCAATCGTGTAGACCAAGTCATAGAGATTTTAGATAAAGATAGAGACACCCTTCTCCTTGCATCAGGTGACCCTAATTTCTTTGGAATAGTAGAGTTTCTAAAGAGAAAAGGTGTCAAAGTAGATAGAGTATTACCTGGCTTGTCCTCATTTCAATATATGATGAGCAAATTACAGATGTCGTGGCAAGAGTGCATCTTTGTATCCCTACACGGTAGAGACCATGATTTAAAGGATATATTAGATCACAAGCTGACTATAATGTTAATAGATAAAATCAATAGCCCATCCTATATATCTGAGGAGTTAGATAAACTAGGCATGAAAGGAAGAATGTATGTAGGATTTAACCTTTCTTATGATGATGAAAAGATAATAAGGGCAAATATTGGGGATGAAATAGAGGATTATTCTTCCTTAGGGGTGGTGGTTATTGAAAATGAAATGGCTTAAAGATGAGGATTTTATAAGAGGAAATATTCCAATGACTAAGTTCAATATAAGAGTCCTTACTATTGGATACCTTGGAATTAACCAAGGGGATAGATTATTAGATATAGGAGCAGGTACAGGGTCCATATCCATTGAAGCAAGCCTGCAAGGAGCAAAGGTCTGGGCTATTGAACGTGAAGAAGAAGGAGTTCAGCTTATTAAAGAAAACAATGATAGATTTGCTACAGATATAGATATTGTACAAGGCTTAGCCCCAGAGGATTTACCAGATATTAAATTCAATAAATGCTTTGTCGGTGGTAGCGGAGGCAAATTAAAGGAAATATTTCAATATCTAGAAGGACATTTAGAGGACAAGGGAGTACTTTGTGGGAATTTTATAACCTTAAATAATTTAAGTCAGTTTTTAACTCTTTTAAAAGAATACGGCTATAAGGATATAGAAACTCAGCTTATTCAAAGTGCTTATATGGATAAAATAGGATTATTAAAGGGTCAAAACCCTATTTATATAGTAAAAGGAGTGAAGTCAAATGGTTAGTTTTGTAGGTGCTGGACCGGGAGATGTTGATTTAATCACTATAAAAGGCAGAAGATTGTTAGAAGAAGCAGATGTAGTTATATATGCTGGAAGTTTAGTATCAGACAAACACTTAGGATTTTGTAAAGAAAATGCGGATTTACACAATAGTGCTTCCATGACCTTGGAAGAAGTGATTGAAGTAATAGAAACAAGTGTGGATAAAGGTTTAAAAGTTGTAAGACTGCATACAGGAGACCCAACTATATATGGAGCCATAAGAGAGCAAATGGACCTATTAGACGAAAAGGGTATCTCATATAAGGTGATTCCAGGAGTAAGCTCCTTTACAGCAGCTTGTGCATCTATAAAAAAAGAATTTACCTTACCAAATGTAAGTCAAACAGTAATCCTTACAAGGATAGAAGGAAGAACCCCTGTACCTGAAGGAGAGGACCTAGAAGATTTAGCAAGTCACAGAGCTTCCATGGCTATATTCTTATCAGTTCAGGAGATAGATAGAGTGGTGGAAAAATTAGCCAAAGGCTATGGCAGCTATGATATACCAGTAGCGGTAGTATATAAGGCAACTTGGGAAGATCAAGATATGGTATTTGGAACTTTAAGAGATATAGCTGAAAAAGTGAAGAGCAAAGGCATTAAAAAGATGGGCCAAATATTAGTTGGAAACTTCATAGAAGGAGCATATGAAAGATCTAAGCTTTATGATCCGACTTTTACCCATGAATTCAGAGAGGCAAT
This window of the Proteiniborus sp. DW1 genome carries:
- a CDS encoding ABC transporter ATP-binding protein; the encoded protein is MDIRGNNIVVNYDDKIVLKGVSLEVNKGEIVTVIGPNGSGKSTLIKAICRSIKIGDGEIILDGKSIDNIPTKEIAKKLAVLPQVKSVSNDLLVESLASYGRFPHLGFGKRLSKADRDIVEWAMEKTGTLALRDRNIMTLSGGERQRAWIAMALAQKTDILVLDEPTTYLDISYQMEVLELVKELNETLGISIVMVLHDLNQAIRYSDRIYVLKDGEVFDHGDPCEVINRDLLKDVFNIQADIYEDLKNECPYIIPNKIER
- a CDS encoding histidinol-phosphate transaminase gives rise to the protein MKHGGDLLTYEDHYEGELVYFSSNINPIGTPNGLNEVFIDGFNTLVAYPDIKYRNLKSAVSKYLNCKDENVLVGNGAVEIINNFTIAAKRVVVMTPAFSEYEERAKIHGKEIKNIPYGEDFSIDIESFKDLEEDELLILGNPNNPTGLRIPEKELLEIYGIVKKKKAFLLLDEAFFEFCPEDYDSIELFKDDGYKNVAIIRAATKFFALPGIRLGYCCTSTEKAKEISEIELPWRVNSLADIAGQFIFNDAEYIKDSKEYIDKERRYLLQELSKIDGIHVYNSHTNYILIKLLEHNEDYAFEHFLQYGLVIRKCSSFVELGDNHIRVAIKDRENNERLLDAFKENR
- a CDS encoding sirohydrochlorin cobaltochelatase; this encodes MKKGIIVTSFGTSNRETMELCIESIENRIKERYTDYLVTRAFTSRMVIHKLKKRDDYPVDTPTEALERMKRNGVKEIYIQPLLIIEGHEYEKILREVNDFVKENPEYKVRVAKPLLSHDMDYEKVLNGLGIANKDQAVVFMGHGSDHSTDISYKKLEDTIRKAGYENVFIGTVEGEISIDDVVEKLKEKSIKKVLLKPFMLVAGVHALEDMASDSDDSWKSILEKNDIDVDLQIVGLGQVKEIQDIFIEHLDEIRGDENVY
- a CDS encoding precorrin-8X methylmutase, encoding MYIKNPMEIENKSMDIIDEIMGDTTFNEEEMVIAKRMIHTTGDFDYRKIIVFKNEFIHEAKGTILSGTKIFTDTKMAYMGVNKPALAKANCELKCFIDDERVFKMSKELGTTRSACAVDLAVEEGIDAFVIGNAPTALFRILELVKEGKVNPKFVVGVPVGFVGAAESKEYLREFDIPSISTVGYKGGSNVAASIINALLYMVVGR
- the cbiD gene encoding cobalt-precorrin-5B (C(1))-methyltransferase CbiD; this translates as MTLDLYVIKDGKNLRCGYTTGSCATAAAKAAVTMLETGNIVNYIDIDTPANVPLKLEVHNPQIGQDYAACSIIKDAGDDPDNTDGIQIYAKVSRREDSQIIIDGGEGIGRITRKGLFGEIGQAAINPVPRQMIKKEVREVSPKGYDVLIYAPEGEEVGKRTFNENIGIKGGISIIGSKGIVYPMSEEALLKTIYMEVDMIAVEYGLDHIVLVPGNYGEKISEKIGIDKPRVKVSNFIGDSLLYVYNKGFKSITLIGHIGKFSKLSIGVFNTHSKICDGRMEAFIYHLAMMDAPKSLLEEVDNAITAEEGLNICIEAGYGQVVKAMEKGAENRIRRYLKDEDLKVKVIIYSMERGVDIC
- the cbiE gene encoding precorrin-6y C5,15-methyltransferase (decarboxylating) subunit CbiE, producing the protein MLTVAGVGPGNPRYLTVDVVEKIKEADTIIAFGRVGHSIKTIRDDYIEVNRVDQVIEILDKDRDTLLLASGDPNFFGIVEFLKRKGVKVDRVLPGLSSFQYMMSKLQMSWQECIFVSLHGRDHDLKDILDHKLTIMLIDKINSPSYISEELDKLGMKGRMYVGFNLSYDDEKIIRANIGDEIEDYSSLGVVVIENEMA
- the cbiT gene encoding precorrin-6Y C5,15-methyltransferase (decarboxylating) subunit CbiT; amino-acid sequence: MKWLKDEDFIRGNIPMTKFNIRVLTIGYLGINQGDRLLDIGAGTGSISIEASLQGAKVWAIEREEEGVQLIKENNDRFATDIDIVQGLAPEDLPDIKFNKCFVGGSGGKLKEIFQYLEGHLEDKGVLCGNFITLNNLSQFLTLLKEYGYKDIETQLIQSAYMDKIGLLKGQNPIYIVKGVKSNG
- the cobM gene encoding precorrin-4 C(11)-methyltransferase; translation: MVSFVGAGPGDVDLITIKGRRLLEEADVVIYAGSLVSDKHLGFCKENADLHNSASMTLEEVIEVIETSVDKGLKVVRLHTGDPTIYGAIREQMDLLDEKGISYKVIPGVSSFTAACASIKKEFTLPNVSQTVILTRIEGRTPVPEGEDLEDLASHRASMAIFLSVQEIDRVVEKLAKGYGSYDIPVAVVYKATWEDQDMVFGTLRDIAEKVKSKGIKKMGQILVGNFIEGAYERSKLYDPTFTHEFREAIK